In the genome of Candidatus Glassbacteria bacterium, one region contains:
- a CDS encoding acyl-[acyl-carrier-protein]--UDP-N-acetylglucosamine O-acyltransferase, producing the protein MIGKELRKLAIHSTAIIDSGAELASDVEVGPYSIIGPGVKIAAGTRIGPNVYIYKNTTIGKDCQVWKGASLGTDSQDLKFHGQTTYLVIGDRTMIREFATLNRATTEGAATRVGNDCFL; encoded by the coding sequence GTGATCGGAAAGGAATTAAGAAAGTTGGCTATTCACTCGACCGCCATTATCGACTCCGGGGCCGAACTGGCGTCGGATGTCGAGGTAGGCCCGTACAGCATTATCGGTCCCGGCGTCAAGATCGCGGCCGGCACCAGGATCGGGCCGAATGTCTATATCTACAAGAACACGACAATCGGCAAGGACTGCCAGGTCTGGAAAGGCGCCTCGCTTGGCACCGACAGCCAGGACCTGAAATTCCACGGACAGACCACCTACCTGGTGATCGGCGACCGCACGATGATCCGCGAGTTCGCCACGCTCAACCGCGCCACCACCGAGGGCGCGGCCACCAGAGTGGGCAACGACTGCTTCCTG